The sequence taaaataaatttttctttgtggACTGCTTACACAAGCAGGCATTGTATGTCTCAATTTTAGGTGATGACTGGAATTCATAATGCAATTTCAGTTTCCTTTGAAGAGCAAATGAGATGTGCATCCTATAAAGCCACACTGTCAATCATGAGTCAGCTTCTACAACAATAGAAGCCCTTCACATTAGGAAATGTTTTCAATATTTGACAAGAGGATGTGAGTGCAATGTCACTAGGCTTCACAGCTTGAACTGATGTGGAAGACGGCCACATCTACTCTGCAATCTCAAAATCTCTTTTGCAAAACCTTGATTACCAGTTAGCAAAAGCCCATTCAAAACCCGATTGAAAGTGAACTTTCGAGGCAAAAATCCTCTCTCAACCATCTCAATCAACAACTTCCCAGCCACCAACAAATCATCCGATTTCTTCCTCACAAACATCGCACTTATCAAAACATTATACGTATCCAAATTGGGCAAGCAAACCCCACTACCCATCTTTTCAAACACCTCCAAACCCTTTTCTATCTCTCCAGCATCACAAAAATAACGGATCACAATGTTATATGTCTGAACATTCGGCTCACACTCATCTTCCTTCATTCTTCCCATAAACTCCAATGCCCTATCCATTTCACCCGCGTGACACAATCCTCTAACCAACACATTATAAGTCGTCGAATTAGGCACATACCCCTTCCCCACCATCtcttcaaaaaccaaaaccGCATTTTCCACACTATCCTTCTTACACAAAACCTGAATCAAAGCATTATAGGTCACAACCGAAGGAAGCACCCCTTCCTTAATCAtctcatcaaaaacctttctAGCTCTCTTAATCTCGCCCGCACAACCAAACCCATGAACCAAGGTAGTATAAGTAACAACATCAATCCCACATTTCCTTTTCTTCATTTGCAAAAAGAATTCCCAAGCTTCCTTAATCTGACTAGCTCTAAAATACCCTTTAAGCATTATATTATACGTCGTTAAGCTTGGATTCAATCCCTTCTCAACCATTTCCTTCAACACCTCCAATGCCTTAGGCGTCCGcttaatcaaacaaaacccatttGCAATTATATTATAGCTAACACAATCAGCCTTAAACCTACCCTTTAACATCTTAAACAAGTTATGAGCCATTTCAACGCGTTTCGATTTGCACAAAATGTCAAGAATAGTGTTGAACGAATTCAAGTCCTGAAAACAACCGTGTTCGTGCATTGACATGAAGAGTTTGAAGGCTC is a genomic window of Quercus lobata isolate SW786 chromosome 2, ValleyOak3.0 Primary Assembly, whole genome shotgun sequence containing:
- the LOC115976831 gene encoding pentatricopeptide repeat-containing protein At1g74900, mitochondrial-like; protein product: MFTQLQRSTSPLSHLKTHPPKPPYLLPRHSLTTAPPPPPPPQDAATLAKLILSSDPKTLTQTLQDPQIQWTQDLVNKTLKLLWNHGPKALHFFKTLDHHHHHDANFTHSAASFDHAIDIAARMRDYKALWGLVARMRSRRLGPSPKTFAIIAERFAAAGKPDRAFKLFMSMHEHGCFQDLNSFNTILDILCKSKRVEMAHNLFKMLKGRFKADCVSYNIIANGFCLIKRTPKALEVLKEMVEKGLNPSLTTYNIMLKGYFRASQIKEAWEFFLQMKKRKCGIDVVTYTTLVHGFGCAGEIKRARKVFDEMIKEGVLPSVVTYNALIQVLCKKDSVENAVLVFEEMVGKGYVPNSTTYNVLVRGLCHAGEMDRALEFMGRMKEDECEPNVQTYNIVIRYFCDAGEIEKGLEVFEKMGSGVCLPNLDTYNVLISAMFVRKKSDDLLVAGKLLIEMVERGFLPRKFTFNRVLNGLLLTGNQGFAKEILRLQSRCGRLPHQFKL